In the genome of Ptychodera flava strain L36383 chromosome 13, AS_Pfla_20210202, whole genome shotgun sequence, one region contains:
- the LOC139147515 gene encoding ankyrin repeat and SAM domain-containing protein 6-like yields the protein MVEAIDECVCRLLVACEQGDLTTVQTLLDQDLAVDTVDEEGSSLLHIAAGNGHEALVRFLIMRGARIDLQNSYGWTALMQAARTGNHKVVGLLLQNKVDQNVKSKLGCTALTVAARGGHTQVVRMLLEIPGTELNDNSSTVSPLMAAAQYGHDTVVRLLLDKGVELNNFDERTGLSVLMVAALNGHMTTAQILVDRGCDPNVTNILGKTALAIAIQSGKRSREVRGYLDRKTTNKPKLEPEDHKPDILEAAKSGNILRIREILQDDSKAADTIGEDGGTPLMFAAMRGRLDIVELLVQNGADFNRQDTASGWTALMQATYYGKREVAKYLINQGADVNTQAKDGCTAFDLAVLIDDADTTELVRLLASVAMKVNKPHRGRSATMPWSSKSKNSDLVNGDAEPPKSGLKAWWSRMSNRFRNLKLTSTFRARFSSNRLQPFNDENTATDTTLKPAPEDGPKSKSRRSNNMESQIAEMDRKFNSPKKSASIDSGLDNSQSSKALYTLSLASPTSKLPNEKLMPVVPPFLPPPSFELNSSDRPHNIHSSSSKSSNRRSAPAGRFSRTMTSSRSPNDSANFGYDSSSPNSSSGAGGVSRIFTTSHRSHPMYRRHTYDPSVSRPRPVSYPTSAFMSAPSAVNDSSSLGKQRMAKRQSNLPPSAFHASSNSSTTSSSLTPSRHHHSGASQSSTTPTLTPSHSPDPKGHLGSTISSSSMSSSSYRHKNTSSSSGISEDDELSLLMKRLSLEKYTPIFEEQEVDMEAFLTLTDEDLKELGISHIEPRRQILSAITELNSGKGREREFLRTTLTNYNAHDFRH from the exons ATGGTTGAAGCCATCGACGAGTGCGTTTGTCGCTTGTTGGTTGCGTGCGAGCAAGGTGACCTGACTACCGTTCAAACTTTACTGGACCAGGACTTAGCAGTCGACACCGTCGACGAGGAGGGTTCGTCGTTACTGCACATCGCAGCTGGAAATGGCCACGAAGCTCTCGTTCGGTTTCTCATCATGCGCGGAGCGCGCATCGATCTGCAGAACTCGTATGGTTGGACGGCTCTCATGCAAGCCGCACGGACGGGGAATCACAAGGTGGTCGGCCTACTGTTGCAGAACAAGGTCGACCAAAACGTCAAGAGCAAGTTGGGGTGTACAGCTTTAACGGTGGCGGCCAGGGGAGGACACACGCAGGTTGTCCGAATGCTACTTGAAATACCAGGTACCGAACTCAACGACAACTCATCGACAGTGTCCCCCCTCATGGCCGCCGCGCAGTACGGCCACGACACCGTGGTCCGACTACTCCTCGACAAAGGCGTCGAATTGAACAATTTTGACGAAAGGACAGGACTAAGTGTTTTGATGGTGGCAGCTCTAAATGGCCACATGACAACGGCACAAATCCTGGTGGACCGGGGATGTGACCCAAATGTGACCAACATTCTCGGCAAAACTGCACTGGCCATCGCCATTCAGTCCGGGAAGCGATCCAGGGAAGTTCGTGGATATCTGGACAGGAAAACGACAAATAAACCCAAACTTG AACCAGAGGACCATAAACCGGACATATTGGAAGCTGCCAAGTCAG GAAATATACTAAGGATCCGGGAGATTCTCCAGGATGACTCAAAGGCTGCGGACACCATCGGAGAGGACGGCGGCACCCCCCTCATGTTCGCTGCGATGAGGGGACGTTTGGATATAGTGGAGCTCCTCGTTCAGAACGGTGCCGACTTCAACAGGCAAGACACAGCCTCTGGATGGACGGCACTTATGCAGGCTACATATTATGG TAAAAGAGAGGTCGCCAAATACTTAATAAACCAAGGAGCCGATGTGAATACACAGGCCAAGGATGGTTGCACAGCCTTTGATCTAGCAGTACTCATAG ATGATGCCGACACCACAGAGCTGGTCAGGCTTCTTGCCTCGGTGGCCATGAAAGTCAACAAGCCGCACAGGGGCCGATCGGCCACTATGCCCTGGTCTTCCAAGTCCAAAAACTCTGACCTCGTCAACGGGGATGCTGAACCACCAAAGAGTGGTCTCAAG GCTTGGTGGTCAAGGATGTCCAACCGTTTCCGCAACTTGAAATTGACCAGTACATTCCGCGCCCGCTTTTCATCCAATCGCCTGCAGCCGTTCAACGATGAGAACACTGCCACAGATACCACTCTCAAGCCGGCCCCGGAAGACGGCCCCAAGTCCAAGTCGCGGCGGTCGAACAACATGGAGAGCCAGATAGCAGAGATGGACAGGAAATTCAACAGTCCGAAGAAGTCAGCAA GTATTGATAGCGGACTAGACAACAGCCAGAGCAGTAAAGCTCTCTATACATTG TCATTGGCGTCACCAACATCAAAATTACCAAATGAGAAACTAATGCCGGTAGTACCGCCGTTTCTGCCGCCTCCTTCATTTGAACTCAACAGCTCTGACAGGCCGCATAATATACACTCCTCATCCTCTAAG agtTCAAACAGGCGATCGGCTCCGGCTGGCAGATTCTCACGAACCATGACCAGCTCCCGTAGTCCCAATGATTCGGCAAACTTTGGCTATGACTCGTCCAGTCCAAACTCCTCGTCGGGGGCAGGCGGCGTGAGTAGGATTTTCACGACATCCCACAGGTCACACCCCATGTACAGGAGGCATACGTACGACCCATCAG TGTCAAGGCCAAGGCCAGTGTCGTATCCGACATCAGCGTTCATGTCGGCACCATCAGCAGTTAATGACTCCAGTAGTCTGGGCAAGCAGAGAATGGCTAAGAGACAGTCAAATTT ACCGCCCAGTGCATTTCACGCAAGTTCCAATTCGTCCACAACATCCAGCTCACTCACGCCCTCCAGACATCACCACAGTGGAGCCTCACAGAGTAGTACTACACCGACCTTGACCCCGTCACATTCCCCTGACCCCAAGGGTCACCTCGGGTCAACAATCAGTTCATCCAGTATGTCAAGTTCGTCGTACAGACACAAGAATACAAGTTCGAGTAGTGGCATAAGTGAAGATG ATGAACTTTCACTTCTGATGAAGAGACTCTCTCTAGAAAAATACACACCCATATTTGAAGAACAAGAG GTTGACATGGAAGCTTTCCTCACGCTGACCGATGAAGACTTGAAGGAATTGGGAATATCTCACATAGAACCCAGACGTCAAATCCTAAGTGCAATAACCGAATTGAACTCTGGGAAGGGACGTGAGCGGGAATTCTTACGAACCACCCTCACAAATTACAATGCCCACGACTTCCGTCATTAG